Proteins from one Melospiza melodia melodia isolate bMelMel2 chromosome 18, bMelMel2.pri, whole genome shotgun sequence genomic window:
- the LOC134426631 gene encoding cytochrome P450 2W1 isoform X1, translated as MSFLISLLSDPALVCLLCAAVLLAVVYFSTGYKNSAFKLPPGPTPLPIIGNLHLVDLRRQDKSLMKLAEKYGPIFTLHFGFQKVVVLTGYEVVREALVNYTEEFVDRPSIPIFDQIQNKNGLFFSIGELWRTTRRFTVSSMRNLGMGKQMIEGRIFEELHFLIEMIKSFKGEPFSLPSFNCAPINVTFIMLFGDRFDYKDPTFLTLLRLIDEIMILLGSPNLNYFNFYPFLGFLFKTHKIMLKKIEDVRAILRQYMKASREDINENSVRSYIDALIFKQQEEKHKKDSLFHDDNLMASILDLVMAGTETIATTLQWSILLMMKYPEIQKKVQEEIGRTVKAGSWATYEDRRRMPYTNAVLHEVQRFITLLPHVPRCTAVDTHFRGYFLPKGIIVIPSLTSVLLDKTQWETPHQFNPNHFLDAEGNFVKKGAFLPFSTGRRNCIGESLAKMELFVFFVGLLQTFTFRPQPGVSESDLDLTVPQTTFTLRPQPQATCAVLRE; from the exons atgtcttttttaatTTCATTACTCTCTGATCCAGCATTAGTTTGTCTGCTGTGCGCAGCAGTATTATTAGCTGTAGTCTATTTTTCAACTGGCTATAAAAATTCAGCTTTTAAATTACCTCCTGGTCCAACTCCTCTTCCGATCATTGGTAACCTGCACTTGGTGGATCTTAGAAGGCAAGATAAATCACTAATGAAG CTTGCAGAAAAATACGGCCCCATCTTCACCCTGCACTTTGGGTTCCAGAAAGTTGTGGTGCTGACCGGGTACGAAGTTGTGCGAGAGGCGCTTGTGAACTACACAGAGGAGTTTGTAGACAGACCATCCATCCCAATATTTGACCAAATTCAGAACAAAAACG GTCTGTTCTTCTCCATCGGGGAGCTGTGGAGGACAACGCGCAGGTTCACCGTGTCCAGCATGCGCAACCTCGGCATGGGCAAGCAAATGATAGAGGGCAGAATCTTTGAGGAGCTCCACTTCCTCATCGAGATGATCAAATCCTTCAAAG gggaaCCTTTCAGCCTGCCCTCCTTCAACTGCGCGCCCATCAACGTCACCTTCATCATGCTCTTTGGGGACAGGTTTGACTACAAGGACCCAACATTCCTCACTCTCCTAAGGCTCATAGATGAAATTATGATTCTTCTGGGATCACCAAATTTAAAC TATTTCAATTTCTACCCGTTCCTTGGATTTCTTTTCAAAACCCACAAGATTATGCTCAAGAAAATCGAAGATGTGCGTGCCATTTTAAGGCAATACATGAAGGCCAGCAGGGAGGACATCAATGAGAACAGTGTGAGGAGCTATATTGATGCACTGATATTCAAGCAACAAGAG GAGAAGCACAAGAAGGACAGCCTCTTCCATGATGACAACTTAATGGCATCCATACTTGACCTGGTCATGGCTGGAACAGAGACCATTGCCACCACGCTCCAGTGGTCCATCCTGCTGATGATGAAATACCCAGAGATTCAAA AAAAGGTCCAGGAGGAGATTGGGAGAACAGTgaaggctgggagctgggccacgTACGAGGACAGGAGGAGGATGCCCTACACCAACGCGGTGCTGCACGAGGTGCAGAGGTTCATCACCCTCCTGCCACACGTGCCCCGCTGCACGGCTGTTGACACCCACTTCAGGGGCTACTTCCTGCCCAAG GGTATAATTGTAATCCCATCCCTCACCTCAGTGCTGCTGGATAAGACACAATGGGAGACACCACATCAGTTCAACCCCAACCACTTTCTCGATGCTGAAGGGAATTTTGTAAAGAAAGGAGCTTTCCTGCCTTTCTCCACAG GGCGGCGGAACTGCATCGGGGAAAGCCTGGCCAAGATGGAGCTCTTTGTCTTCTTTGTAGGGCTGCTCCAAACATTCACCTTCCGACCCCAGCCGGGAGTTTCAGAGTCTGACCTGGACCTCACCGTCCCCCAGACGACTTTCACATTGAGGCCTCAGCCCCAGGCAACCTGTGCTGTCCTGAGGGAATAA
- the LOC134426631 gene encoding cytochrome P450 2W1 isoform X2 codes for MSFLISLLSDPALVCLLCAAVLLAVVYFSTGYKNSAFKLPPGPTPLPIIGNLHLVDLRRQDKSLMKLAEKYGPIFTLHFGFQKVVVLTGYEVVREALVNYTEEFVDRPSIPIFDQIQNKNGLFFSIGELWRTTRRFTVSSMRNLGMGKQMIEGRIFEELHFLIEMIKSFKGEPFSLPSFNCAPINVTFIMLFGDRFDYKDPTFLTLLRLIDEIMILLGSPNLNEKHKKDSLFHDDNLMASILDLVMAGTETIATTLQWSILLMMKYPEIQKKVQEEIGRTVKAGSWATYEDRRRMPYTNAVLHEVQRFITLLPHVPRCTAVDTHFRGYFLPKGIIVIPSLTSVLLDKTQWETPHQFNPNHFLDAEGNFVKKGAFLPFSTGRRNCIGESLAKMELFVFFVGLLQTFTFRPQPGVSESDLDLTVPQTTFTLRPQPQATCAVLRE; via the exons atgtcttttttaatTTCATTACTCTCTGATCCAGCATTAGTTTGTCTGCTGTGCGCAGCAGTATTATTAGCTGTAGTCTATTTTTCAACTGGCTATAAAAATTCAGCTTTTAAATTACCTCCTGGTCCAACTCCTCTTCCGATCATTGGTAACCTGCACTTGGTGGATCTTAGAAGGCAAGATAAATCACTAATGAAG CTTGCAGAAAAATACGGCCCCATCTTCACCCTGCACTTTGGGTTCCAGAAAGTTGTGGTGCTGACCGGGTACGAAGTTGTGCGAGAGGCGCTTGTGAACTACACAGAGGAGTTTGTAGACAGACCATCCATCCCAATATTTGACCAAATTCAGAACAAAAACG GTCTGTTCTTCTCCATCGGGGAGCTGTGGAGGACAACGCGCAGGTTCACCGTGTCCAGCATGCGCAACCTCGGCATGGGCAAGCAAATGATAGAGGGCAGAATCTTTGAGGAGCTCCACTTCCTCATCGAGATGATCAAATCCTTCAAAG gggaaCCTTTCAGCCTGCCCTCCTTCAACTGCGCGCCCATCAACGTCACCTTCATCATGCTCTTTGGGGACAGGTTTGACTACAAGGACCCAACATTCCTCACTCTCCTAAGGCTCATAGATGAAATTATGATTCTTCTGGGATCACCAAATTTAAAC GAGAAGCACAAGAAGGACAGCCTCTTCCATGATGACAACTTAATGGCATCCATACTTGACCTGGTCATGGCTGGAACAGAGACCATTGCCACCACGCTCCAGTGGTCCATCCTGCTGATGATGAAATACCCAGAGATTCAAA AAAAGGTCCAGGAGGAGATTGGGAGAACAGTgaaggctgggagctgggccacgTACGAGGACAGGAGGAGGATGCCCTACACCAACGCGGTGCTGCACGAGGTGCAGAGGTTCATCACCCTCCTGCCACACGTGCCCCGCTGCACGGCTGTTGACACCCACTTCAGGGGCTACTTCCTGCCCAAG GGTATAATTGTAATCCCATCCCTCACCTCAGTGCTGCTGGATAAGACACAATGGGAGACACCACATCAGTTCAACCCCAACCACTTTCTCGATGCTGAAGGGAATTTTGTAAAGAAAGGAGCTTTCCTGCCTTTCTCCACAG GGCGGCGGAACTGCATCGGGGAAAGCCTGGCCAAGATGGAGCTCTTTGTCTTCTTTGTAGGGCTGCTCCAAACATTCACCTTCCGACCCCAGCCGGGAGTTTCAGAGTCTGACCTGGACCTCACCGTCCCCCAGACGACTTTCACATTGAGGCCTCAGCCCCAGGCAACCTGTGCTGTCCTGAGGGAATAA